One region of Candidatus Limnocylindrales bacterium genomic DNA includes:
- a CDS encoding ParB N-terminal domain-containing protein, protein MRQLQKVPLDKIDLKDHFFLITYPLNPEPLIPSVDKVGLLQPVFLRELPSGHYQIVHGFRRVLACRDLHFEALEAWVYRLENLGDLEGFRISLLDNLTLRRLNLIEKATVLYKLLHQFGLEKQKVVQEYMPLLDLEPSLEVLGGYLQLYQLKNEVQSYLVAEEIPLKLALDLLHFSPEDQRQLIYLASSLKLTVNTFKEFMTFIEEIIGREEIPLENLLDDLNIPAILANSVLPVPQKTEKVRKILKQRRYPLLTSLEDQLQEKLKQLRLPREVSIALPPFLEGDRLKVTFQFRNIKELEKILTKLQELMDREELEDILRLLRG, encoded by the coding sequence ATGAGGCAGCTTCAAAAAGTCCCGTTGGATAAGATCGATCTGAAGGATCACTTTTTTTTGATAACCTATCCATTAAATCCAGAACCCTTAATTCCCTCTGTGGATAAAGTAGGACTTCTTCAACCTGTTTTTCTCCGGGAACTTCCTTCAGGCCACTACCAAATCGTTCACGGATTTAGGCGAGTTCTAGCCTGTCGAGATCTTCATTTTGAAGCCCTAGAGGCGTGGGTTTATCGTTTGGAGAATCTAGGGGATTTAGAAGGATTCAGGATAAGCCTTCTGGATAACCTGACGCTGCGTCGTTTAAATTTAATAGAGAAAGCAACCGTCTTGTATAAGCTTTTACATCAGTTTGGATTGGAAAAGCAGAAGGTGGTTCAGGAGTATATGCCTTTATTGGATTTAGAGCCGAGTTTGGAGGTTTTAGGGGGATACCTTCAGCTTTACCAATTAAAAAACGAGGTCCAGAGTTATCTGGTTGCAGAGGAAATCCCATTGAAATTGGCTCTGGACTTGCTCCACTTTTCTCCAGAGGATCAAAGGCAGCTTATTTATCTGGCCTCCTCTCTCAAGCTAACCGTCAATACTTTTAAAGAATTTATGACTTTCATAGAGGAAATTATCGGACGAGAAGAAATCCCCCTCGAAAATCTACTTGACGATTTAAATATTCCAGCTATACTAGCAAACTCAGTACTTCCGGTTCCTCAGAAAACCGAGAAAGTTCGGAAAATTTTAAAACAGAGGAGATATCCTCTCCTGACCTCTCTGGAAGATCAGTTACAGGAAAAACTTAAGCAACTCAGGTTACCCAGGGAAGTGTCCATAGCTTTGCCTCCTTTTTTAGAAGGGGATCGACTGAAAGTGACCTTTCAATTTCGGAATATAAAAGAGCTGGAGAAAATTTTGACGAAACTCCAGGAACTGATGGATAGAGAGGAACTGGAGGATATTCTAAGATTACTGAGGGGCTGA
- a CDS encoding methyl-accepting chemotaxis protein, with amino-acid sequence MKLSLKWKLILSIGLLIFVALSLGLWLTVRSIKETELESIRLRSDALANPIKIRIKEVFSNNLGGIEMAAPGLTLECQRIVSSNTLASHCFVFDTAGRILAHEDPHLIGTAEKNPQVLEALKSNKVITRLIEDSYDTFIPILDLDQQQVGTLRIDFPRSIVDEKIRKISRDFVILFIILFGGVLFAGSFLLQRTINKPIQQIVSVARKMAEGDISGRVPVKGEDEISQLGAVFNLLINYLQHIIQQVRQTVEELNQASERMIASSTRIYQGSESQKLFVSETASAMAQMDGSIKDTTQHIKDLMTAAEDSSASIMELKASIEEIAANTENLSTSVELTVTSLEEMNVSIKQIASSVHQLSTATESTASFTAQIDALIKEVEMNASETAKLSERVTLNAEAGTRSVQQTISGIYKIQEVTNKAVEVMGKLSEKVGKIGEILNVIDDVADKTNLLALNAAIIAAQAGEHGKGFAVVADEIKDLAEKTTASTKEISDLIRGVQSETSNAVSVIYTGLEQVKEGVRLANEAGVALTEILNSAKQATDMTRHIARATTEQTKGSKQIKDAIDNMVEMVEQITRATAEQSKGSGQIVQATETMKDMTHQVKRATQEQAQGSDRVVRATEDIQGQISRLLALTQSQERESERVVTAMENIKKISYSNIENISQMNDIAKTLTEQINILNQQIAKFKVS; translated from the coding sequence ATGAAACTTTCATTGAAGTGGAAGCTTATTCTAAGTATTGGACTTCTTATCTTTGTAGCTTTATCCCTGGGTCTGTGGCTCACAGTTCGAAGTATCAAAGAAACCGAATTGGAATCCATTCGACTTAGATCGGATGCCTTAGCCAATCCCATCAAAATCCGAATTAAGGAGGTTTTCTCCAATAATTTAGGGGGTATTGAAATGGCTGCTCCGGGCCTTACCCTGGAGTGTCAGCGGATCGTGTCATCGAATACTCTTGCCAGTCATTGTTTTGTATTTGATACCGCCGGTAGAATCCTGGCCCACGAGGATCCACACCTCATCGGAACAGCCGAAAAAAATCCCCAAGTCCTGGAAGCTCTTAAATCAAATAAGGTGATAACCCGACTCATTGAAGACAGTTATGATACCTTTATTCCTATTTTGGATTTGGACCAGCAACAGGTAGGAACCCTTCGTATAGACTTTCCCCGATCGATTGTGGACGAAAAGATTCGTAAAATTAGCCGGGATTTCGTTATCTTGTTTATCATTCTCTTTGGAGGGGTTTTGTTTGCCGGTTCTTTTCTGCTTCAGAGAACCATTAACAAGCCTATTCAGCAGATTGTCTCGGTCGCCAGGAAGATGGCCGAAGGGGATATTTCTGGAAGAGTTCCTGTTAAGGGTGAAGATGAAATTTCTCAGTTAGGGGCCGTCTTTAATCTTCTAATCAATTATCTACAGCATATTATTCAGCAGGTACGACAAACCGTAGAGGAACTGAATCAAGCCTCTGAAAGGATGATTGCTTCCAGCACCCGAATCTATCAAGGTTCTGAATCTCAAAAACTCTTTGTGAGTGAAACTGCTTCGGCTATGGCGCAAATGGATGGCTCTATTAAAGACACCACCCAACACATCAAGGATCTTATGACTGCAGCGGAGGATAGTTCTGCTTCCATTATGGAACTCAAAGCTTCCATTGAGGAGATTGCGGCCAATACCGAGAATCTCTCCACCTCTGTAGAACTAACCGTTACCTCCCTGGAAGAGATGAATGTATCCATCAAGCAAATCGCTTCCAGTGTGCATCAGTTATCTACGGCAACGGAATCTACGGCGTCCTTTACGGCCCAGATCGATGCCCTGATCAAAGAGGTTGAGATGAATGCCAGTGAAACGGCTAAACTCTCGGAGCGGGTTACCCTCAATGCCGAAGCGGGCACCCGATCAGTCCAACAGACCATCAGTGGGATATATAAAATTCAAGAAGTGACGAATAAAGCCGTAGAGGTGATGGGTAAGTTAAGCGAGAAGGTGGGGAAAATCGGAGAGATTCTCAACGTGATTGATGATGTGGCCGACAAGACCAATCTCCTGGCGCTTAATGCGGCTATTATTGCAGCACAGGCCGGTGAGCACGGGAAGGGTTTCGCAGTGGTGGCTGATGAAATCAAAGACCTGGCCGAAAAGACTACGGCTTCTACCAAGGAAATTTCAGATTTGATCCGGGGTGTCCAGTCAGAAACCAGCAATGCCGTTTCGGTGATTTATACCGGGTTAGAGCAGGTCAAGGAAGGCGTCAGGCTGGCCAATGAAGCCGGAGTCGCCTTGACAGAGATCCTCAATAGTGCCAAACAAGCCACCGATATGACCAGGCATATTGCACGGGCTACTACAGAGCAAACAAAGGGAAGCAAGCAAATCAAAGATGCCATCGATAACATGGTGGAGATGGTGGAACAAATTACCCGAGCAACGGCAGAACAGTCTAAGGGAAGTGGGCAAATTGTCCAGGCCACGGAAACCATGAAGGATATGACCCATCAGGTCAAACGGGCAACCCAGGAACAGGCCCAGGGAAGTGACCGTGTAGTTCGCGCTACGGAGGATATACAGGGCCAAATCAGCCGTCTGCTTGCTTTAACCCAGAGTCAGGAGAGGGAAAGCGAACGGGTCGTTACCGCAATGGAAAATATCAAGAAAATCAGCTATTCTAATATAGAAAACATCAGCCAGATGAATGATATCGCCAAAACCTTAACCGAACAAATCAACATTTTGAATCAACAGATTGCTAAATTTAAGGTATCATGA